The following coding sequences lie in one Desulfurispira natronophila genomic window:
- the glmU gene encoding bifunctional UDP-N-acetylglucosamine diphosphorylase/glucosamine-1-phosphate N-acetyltransferase GlmU encodes MRCNVLAAIVLAAGKGTRMKSQLPKVLHPVAGQPMVSCVLQAARRAGVQQAVVVYGHGGELVPQSLQATFSDLSFARQEELNGTAKAVEAALPALSADCREVLVLCGDTPLLDGQTLQDFIDVHRCSAHQVSILSAVIDEPASYGRILRDPEGQVTGIVEAKDATAQQLAIKEVNSGIYLVQRDFLQWALPRIGCDNAQGEYYLPDIVGLAVEHDKGVGAVACADYTTTMGVNSRQELAVASQVLFRRKCHELMAQGVTIIDPERTCIEYNVQVGTDTTIYPNVYLERGTEVGHNCLIRQGCTLIASRLGDNCILKDGSYLEEASVGNSVSVGPYAHLRPGSQLDEHVKIGNFVEIKKSTIGAHSKVSHLTYIGDAQVGRDVNIGCGTITCNYDGFNKYRTVLEDGVFVGSDTQLVAPVRVGQGAMVGAGTTVTEDVPADSLVLSRVRQKVIGGWAARFRHQQNEKS; translated from the coding sequence TTGAGGTGTAATGTGCTGGCAGCAATTGTATTGGCAGCGGGCAAGGGAACCCGCATGAAATCACAACTTCCCAAGGTTCTGCATCCTGTGGCGGGACAGCCCATGGTCAGCTGCGTTTTGCAGGCAGCTCGCCGTGCAGGTGTTCAGCAGGCGGTGGTTGTCTATGGCCATGGGGGCGAGTTGGTGCCTCAGTCGCTGCAGGCGACTTTTAGCGACCTGAGTTTTGCGCGACAAGAAGAGCTCAATGGCACGGCCAAGGCGGTGGAAGCAGCTTTGCCTGCTCTGAGTGCCGATTGCCGGGAAGTTTTGGTTCTTTGCGGCGATACACCTTTGCTGGATGGTCAGACGCTGCAGGATTTCATTGATGTTCATCGCTGCAGCGCTCACCAGGTTTCCATACTTTCTGCGGTGATTGACGAGCCCGCCAGTTATGGTCGCATTTTACGTGATCCCGAAGGTCAGGTAACCGGCATTGTGGAGGCCAAGGATGCCACAGCGCAGCAGCTGGCTATAAAAGAGGTTAACAGCGGTATCTATCTGGTTCAGCGCGATTTCCTGCAATGGGCACTGCCTCGAATAGGTTGCGACAATGCCCAAGGCGAATACTATCTGCCGGATATTGTCGGTCTGGCGGTCGAGCATGACAAGGGAGTGGGGGCGGTGGCCTGTGCCGATTACACCACTACCATGGGGGTCAACTCCCGCCAGGAGCTGGCGGTTGCCAGTCAGGTTCTCTTTCGGCGCAAGTGCCATGAGCTTATGGCCCAGGGCGTAACCATTATAGATCCAGAGCGCACCTGTATTGAGTATAATGTGCAGGTGGGAACGGATACTACCATCTATCCCAATGTCTATCTTGAGCGGGGCACGGAGGTGGGGCATAATTGCCTTATTCGTCAGGGCTGTACGCTTATTGCCTCCCGCCTGGGTGACAACTGCATCCTCAAGGACGGCTCGTATCTGGAAGAAGCCAGTGTGGGCAACAGCGTCAGTGTTGGCCCCTATGCTCATCTGCGTCCTGGAAGCCAACTTGACGAGCACGTCAAGATCGGCAACTTTGTGGAGATCAAAAAAAGCACTATTGGTGCACACAGCAAGGTGTCCCATCTGACCTATATCGGAGATGCCCAGGTGGGACGTGATGTCAATATTGGTTGTGGTACCATTACGTGCAATTACGACGGTTTTAATAAATATCGTACTGTGCTGGAAGATGGCGTATTCGTGGGAAGCGATACCCAGCTGGTGGCACCGGTACGGGTGGGTCAGGGCGCCATGGTGGGT